A region from the Phaenicophaeus curvirostris isolate KB17595 chromosome 3, BPBGC_Pcur_1.0, whole genome shotgun sequence genome encodes:
- the MTFR1 gene encoding mitochondrial fission regulator 1: MIRWLKRLIRMALEQVGLNMESVLWSSKPYGSSRSIVRKIGTNLSLIQCPRVQFQLTSHATIACKCGVVSTRLRSEVCSNPTQPLSDELHYSRKSSCRQVSLQSPLEEEPVSRNMVTANEEALQKISALENELATLRAQIAKIVILQEQQNLTAVGSSLVASVALPVAPPPPPPPPPPPPPPLPPLGLQQSTSAIELIKERKNKKMNSGHNLTENGPKKPEIPNMLEILKDMNNVKLRSVKRSSEGTKFKPVDPKDPAALIAEALKRKFAHQYENDSQSETETVIPKTETRRKTEVVMFGPHMLKPTGKMKTLIEKS; this comes from the exons ATGATTCGCTGGCTTAAGCGCTTAATTAGAATGGCTCTTGAACAAGTTGGATTGAACATGGAGTCA GTGCTTTGGTCAAGCAAGCCTTATGGTTCATCTCGAAGTATTGTAAGAAAAATTGGTACTAACCTCTCTCTTATACAGTGCCCAAGAGTTCAGTTTCAG CTTACCTCTCATGCCACA ATTGCTTGCAAGTGTGGAGTGGTCTCTACAAGGCTCAG GTCAGAAGTTTGTTCAAATCCAACCCAGCCTCTTTCAGATGAACTACATTATTCTCGAAAGTCCTCGTGCAGACAGGTGTCCTTACAGAGCCCATTGGAAGAAGAGCCAGTGTCCAGGAACATGGTGACTGCAAATGAAGAAGCTCTGCAGAAGATTAGTGCTCTAGAAAACGAACTAGCCACTTTAAGAGCGCAAATAGCCAAAATCGTAATCTTGCAAGAACAGCAGAACCTGACAGCAG TTGGATCGAGTCTGGTTGCTTCAGTTGCTCTCCCTGttgcacctcctcctccaccaccacctccgccgccgccaccaccaccactcccTCCCCTGGGTCTACAACAGAGCACGTCTGCCATCGAGCtcataaaggaaaggaaaaataaaaaaatgaactcTGGACACAATCTGACAGAAAATGGACCAAAGAAGCCTGAAATACCAAACATGCTAGAAATCCTCAAAGACATGAACAACGTCAAACTACGCTCAGTGAAAAG atcGTCAGAAGGCACAAAATTTAAACCGGTTGACCCAAAAGATCCTGCAGCATTAATAGCAGAAGCGCTCAAGAGGAAATTTGCTCATCAATATGAAAATGATAGCCAAAGTGAAACAGAAACAGTGATTCCAAAGACTGAAACAAGGAGAAAGACTGAGGTAGTAATG TTTGGACCACACATGCTGAAGCCCACAGGAAAAATGAAGACTTTAATTGAAAAATCTTAA